The Rhinolophus sinicus isolate RSC01 linkage group LG07, ASM3656204v1, whole genome shotgun sequence genomic interval GTTAACTATTTATTCTTGTTGCCCTGTAAGGACATTTGTGTATATTTCTGTTCCTTCATCCAGTTTGCAAGTTTAAAGGAACCACGatgttctctttgtttcttttaagttttgCCGAGACGTGGTTATGcctaatttatttataaaagggGAAGTGGAATcattaaagtaataataattattaataacagtAACGGTAGCCGAGTGGCACCGGGGGCACGTGCGCTTTGCGGGGCAGTCCCCCATGTAGCCAGCGACGTCCGGGTCTCAATGGGATTATTTTTGCTCGTCTTGAGAATTTTTTCAGTCCTATTTAGCTGGTGAAAACCCTAGCTTGTTCTTGATACACGAACCTATTTATTCTTGTGGTTTTTAAGTCCTCCCTGatctccccactcccctccagCAGGGCAGGCCCCCCAGCgggtccctccctctccctctgctgtTTCTTGGGGCTTTCTCCCCTCCGCCCTCCTTGCACGCGGGGACACGTGTGCACACGTGGGCAGCGTGCTGGGGGCATCTGTGAGCAATAAGGGCTGGGTTTGTCCCCCACCATGGGGGGGACTGGGCTCTGGAGAAGGGGCACCACCCCATACCCCCTACTGAAGCCTAGGCCCCTGCCACCCCCCAAGACTGGGAGGgcacttctttttctaaaacacagaacTCAGCCCAGCCAGCCAGGCCCCCTCCAGGGGGCCAGCCCCTCACCCCAGAGGAGCGGGCCTGGGGTCCTCCACctccctgggggcaggggcagggcccgTGGGGAGGGGGcccagcccctccagccctcccttcATCCTGTTATTTATTTGGAAGGTTTCACATCATGACAGAGTCCATATGTTGGAGGTGATAAagaactgtaaagaaaaaaaaaaaagaaaaaaaaaaacccaacaagaaCACTTTGCGTTGCATTTAGACTATTTATTACCGGATTATAGGCCTGGCCGCGGTAACAGACTTTTACATGGaattgtttaattatttgtaCTTTTCATGCCAGAAAATAAAAGTTCAGAATCTTATGGCCTCGGTTGGGTGTTTGTACACCAGCAAGCGAGGAGCATTGGAGTATGTGCTGTTggccctggctgtgtggccttgtaCAGACTGCTGTCCCTCTCTGGACCTAGGCCTCATCTCAAGCTCCTCAGCTTATAAGCAACACAGATGagactgggagggtgggaggctgGCTCAGGCAGAAATCCAGGGTTCCTTGGTGCCAGACTTTGCTGTTCGGTGGGCATCTCAAGTGTGAATCATCTCAGATATGACTCAGGCAGGGTAGCTGGCCTGATGGGGGAGGTCAGCCCAGGATCTACAGAAAGCTGCTGCCCTGTCTGTtctgccctctgcccaccctTGGCCCATTTCACACCTGACAAAGCAAGGCAGACACAGATGGGTTGGGGGGATCATTTATTTTTGAGGTCACAGTCAATTCACTGTCCCCACCAGGAGGGGAGGCAGATACCTTGGGTAAGGGTTCAGGGCAGAGTGGGCAGTAAGCCACCAGGCTGGGGGCTTGGGGAGGGTGTACTCCTTTAGTCCATCTTTGGGGGACGCTGGAGTCTGGGAACATGGCTGTCACGTCACACCTGGTCCAAGAGAAGGGCAGGGGGCCTCTCATGGTTCCTGCCCCCACGGGAAGGGTAAGGAAACCCAGACGGGCAGGTCTTGGTCCACAGATTGTGAAGTGGGTGGGCAGCACCGCTGGGGGCTGGTTCCATGCCTTGAGGTTCTGGAGCCAGAGAAAGACCCAATGAGAAAGAGATAAGGGACACAGGTGAGGAGAGCAACGGTGCTGACCTAGGTCTGTTTTCCTCAGACCCCACTGCACCCCCAAACCGGGCAGGCAGAGACCCACCTCCCTACCCACCTCTGTGCCAAGTAGGACTAGAGTTCATCGTGGTCGCCATCCGCAGGTGGTTCAGGAGGTGGCTCCGGGCAGGCGGCTGGCGTCATCAGCTCCATGAGGTACTCACAGCGACTGGGCTCCATGGTGCTGGTCACCACCGTCTCCTTCCCGCACAGCAAGCGCACCTGGGAAGGGTGGGAGAGCAGGTGGGGGCTCAGGTGGGCTCAGCCAGGCCTAGGCCCCAACCCGGCCCCCACAACCCCCACCATTCACTCACAGTGGTGGAGCGGTTGGGGCCCTGCCAGCAGCCCGTGCCCTGCTCATACTTCATGGCACTGAACTTGTCATGCTCAGGGCCGGCCCATGAGCCCCAGGTGCTGCGGGAGAGTGGGATGCTGAGGGTGGGCCAGTTGGGGGGGTTTGGGGGGGTCGGGGGTGGAACAGAGGGGGGCCCAGCCTGAGACCACTCACCCGAGGTTGGTGGGGGAGCCGCCGAGCTTGGGTTTCTGTGAGACAAGCTTGAAGGGACAGAGCCTATAGATGTACCTGTCATGGGATAGGGCTGGTGGGCAGGGGGGACGCAGGACCCCAGCCACCCTGACGGTCCTACACATGGCGGGGGCATACACAGGCCCCTCAAACTCCACTGACCGCCCCTAAAGCCACCCCTTTACTCTCCCTGTGACCTTGCTCAGGCTCAGACCCTCCAAGCCCACCCGCCCACCTGCCCTTGGCGGGTAACGCACTCATTGGTAGTGAGCTCATAGCACTGGCTGTACAGGTAGGCGAACTCCCCATTGGGGCCAAAATCAAAGGAAATCTCCTGCTCCAGGTTCCTGGAAAGGAAGGCAAGTGGTGAAGGGGCAGCCGGAGCAGCCAAGTCACCACAGACTGACAGGACAATGCTGGAAATCCCTGTGATTGTGGTGGAGGGAAGCGTGGGGGCTGGGCTCTGGCTCCTCGCCACCTGGGGACCTCAGGAACCACTGCTACCTCTTTGCTCGGTGGCAGCGGTTGCCTCGGCGACTCCCCATTACCACCTCCTCTGGGGAGCTAGGCAGCAGGCGGCTGGGGCAGGTGGAGACGCTGCCCTGCTGTGGCCAGACCCGCACCCTATACCTGATGGACTCCTCCATGTCCCTCAAGGACCGCTCGGCCTCCTCAAATTTGTTGCGGGCCTCCTGGGCGGCTGCAGGGGGCAGAGGAGAAGTCAGAGGTGCCCCAACCCTCACccagggaaagggggaaggaggttCCCGGACACatctgcttccccacccccaggcctgctCTGGGCGACACTGGGCACAGGAAGGCTCTGTGGCCTTGCCAGCCACAGGGCAGACCCCACTCACTGCCCAGGCTCTCGGCTCCCAGGGCCCCTCTGGCTCTCCACCTGAGAGGGTGGCACCAACAAGGGGCAGACTgtgaggaggcaggagggccCGTGGGGCCGATGGGGGTGGTGccagcctcccccagccccagcccccagtcTTGCTTGAGGACCATGTGGGGCCTGGATCGTGGGCTCCTGCAGGTACAGgcaatggggggggggcagggtcccctccctcccagacCCAGTGAGCCCTCACCGTCAATGAAGGCCTGTGTCTGCTCGTCGTAGGGTGGCATTTTGTCCTCCTCGGTGGCACTGGCTGGCTTGGGGGGcatgagtgggggtggggcctccTAAGGAAGGGGCAATTAGCGAATGACCCAGCCCCCGGCCCCCCACACCCCTTTGTCCCCCAGACACACACcttgggctgctccccctgcaccTGGgaaccctcctcctcctcctcctcttcctcctcctcaggctCCTCTTCTtcgtcctcctcttcctcctcctccgtgGGCGGTGAGGGAACCAGGCGCTGCTCCTCTGTGAGCTCCGTCAGGTCAGGAGCAGAAGGCACCGGCCAATCAGTGGGCAGCACCTGACGGGCGTGTGGGGCGCTCAGTGCTGTGGCCTTGGGGTCCACTCCCTACCCCATGGCATGGGGGTCCATGCTTACACCATTGCCCCATGGGCAGCGTCagtgtccctgcccctcccaggaagcctggagggagggagggagagagggactgacagctgggggtgaggggctgagGCGGCCCAGCTGGCCAGGATGGCCCAGCGCCAGAACTGGAGGCAGTTCCTTTGTGAGGCACTGGCAGGGAGGGACCAcatcacctcccctcccccactgaccTCAGACTGGTACTTGTCCCTGATGGCAGCCCAGACACGGTCATGGAAGGCGGTGGCGTCCATCTGCACGTCTCCCCCAAGCAGGGTCTATGCGCATTTGTTGGGATAGCGTCAGGATCGGGGCCACCGGGTCCCTCTCCTGTGCCCCAAGCATTTGCAAGGTGGGCCTCAGGCTGTGGTGCCAGGCACGAGCCCTGGGTACAAGGCCACAATGGGGCCAGACTGGGTGAGGTGCAGCAGCCAGAAGGGGGCAGCACAGGCCAcagaaagaggagccccccaagggggtgggggaggggggctacTGGAGAGACTAGAGAGAatgggacagagagagggaagagcaCAACCACCAGAGATCACCAGGCCCTCAGAAGGAGAGGCCATGAGGGACAGGAAGGGACCCAGCAGGGGACAGCAATGGACAGAGAGCCAAAGGCCTGTATGTGAGGAGTGCGAACTGGGCGCACACACTGGTGGGAGCCTGCAGGGGCCTGTGGGAGGGAAACCTGGCTCTGTGCCGACCAGACACCCTGTGGCACCCACGTGACCCCACCAGGTCCCAAAGGGCAGGAAGAACTAGTGCCGGGTAGTTGCCTTCTTGGCTCACCCAGGCAATGCCAGGCCACATCAGCCAGGCCGTGCACCCCAG includes:
- the PRKCSH gene encoding glucosidase 2 subunit beta isoform X5: MLLLLLLLPVCWAVEVKRPRGVSLTNLHFYDESKPFTCLDSSATIPFDQVNDDYCDCKDGSDEPGTAACPNSSFHCTNIGYKPLYISSRWVNDGVCDCCDGTDEYNSGIVCENSCKEKGRKERETLQQMAEVTREGFRLKKILIEDWKKAREEKQQKLAELQAGKKSLEDQVEMLRIVKEEAEKLEKEAKDQHQKLWEEQQAASKAQQEQELATSAFQELDDDMDGVVSVAELQTHPELDTDGDGVLSEGEAQTLLGGDVQMDATAFHDRVWAAIRDKYQSEVLPTDWPVPSAPDLTELTEEQRLVPSPPTEEEEEEDEEEEPEEEEEEEEEEGSQVQGEQPKEAPPPLMPPKPASATEEDKMPPYDEQTQAFIDAAQEARNKFEEAERSLRDMEESIRNLEQEISFDFGPNGEFAYLYSQCYELTTNEYIYRLCPFKLVSQKPKLGGSPTNLGTWGSWAGPEHDKFSAMKYEQGTGCWQGPNRSTTVRLLCGKETVVTSTMEPSRCEYLMELMTPAACPEPPPEPPADGDHDEL